The following nucleotide sequence is from Alteromonas sp. V450.
ATGGCCAGTACAAATGTACTGGCCGAATGTTGACTGTCTCGGAGCGTGATAGCAACCACGAGGTCAACCATGAAGAACCTTAACTATTTAGTGATGCTCTGCTAGCTATCGTGCTGCGACGCCTTTTTCAACTTAGAAACTACAGAGAAAGCTTCAAGCATTACGAGTACTGAAACCACCAGCACTACTGCGTCTAGGAAGACCAACAAATAATTTCCTTCAACGTAGTACTCTTTAAGCTTTATCAGACCAGCAAAGAAAGCCATGATTAATACAAATACCATGGGTATTAGCGTGTACCTTGCAGGACGGCCAAGCTTGATCAGCATAACCGATATAACTAATAGGGTAAGACTCGCTAGGATTTGGTTAGTAGAGCCAAATAGCGGCCAAATGATCATACCGCCACTGCCTGACGCGCCACCTGCTCCGAACGCCAATAACAAACAGCATCCAACTGCGACGAGTGTGGCAATTACACCGTTTTTGAGGGCACCAATTGAGTAAATATCCCCCCATTCTTGTATGATGTAGCGCTGTAAGCGTACACCGGAGTCCATAGTCGTACCTGCAAACAGGACAACCATTACTGCAAGAATCGTTGAAGAAAAATCTACTGGCAGCCCCCACCCCTGTTGAATAAGGTTCGCACCACCGGTGATAAATGCGCCGACACTGCCAGCGCCTAAGTGACTATATACTTCGTGCCATTCTTCAGGTGAAGCAGCGAACGCTACACCGCTTACCGCCACAATAGTAATAAGCGCAAGCGAACCTTCGCCCACAGCGCCGAGGTAACCTACAAAGCGTGCATCTGTTTCTTTGTCTAGTTGCTTAGAGCTTGTACCAGAAGACACTATTCCGTGGAAACCTGAAACCGCACCGCATGCTATCGTTACAAACAGTAATGGGATGAGACTAGGAGTATCTAACGCTGTTTGGGTGTTAAACGCCGGCGCGGTGATGTCTGGCATGGCAAAGAAAACGGCGCCATAAAGTAAGAATAAACCAACCAGTAACTGCATCCCGTTGATAAAGTCACGAGGCTGTAACAGCATCCAAACGGGTAGTAACGACGCAATGGCTGCATAAACAAAGAGAATAATGATCCAGTTGGCTTTATCTGCCAAGCCGAACATTGTTTCAGGCAAACTTAGCGGAATATAACTTCCAGCATATACTGACGCGTATAAAACGATAATTCCGACAATACAAAGCGGTATCAAGCTGAAATTTCGTTTCAACAGCTGCCCGATAACGAGGGCTACTACGATGGCTGTCCAGGCGGGAAACACAGCGTTAGGCTGTGAAACAAAAGAGTTCGCAATGACCACGCCAAACACTGCGTTCACCATAAGCAATACCAAGAATATGACTATCATGAACAACGCGCGTGAGCGCTTGCCAATGACCGACTCTGACAATGCGCCCATTGACTTACCCTTATGACGGGCGCTAGCCCATAGCGCACCCATATCGTGTACACCGGCAAACAATATAGTACCAAATACCACCCAAAGAACGGCCGGTACCCAACCCCAATAAACGGCTATAGCAGGGCCTACAATAGGCGCGGCCCCAGCTACGGACGTAAAGTGGTGCCCCCACAACACCACTTTGTTTGTCGGCACAAAATCTACTCCGTCTTGCATAGTATGTGCGGGAGTGACAAAACTATCATCTAGCTTGAATACACGGCTTGCAATAAATTTAGAGTATACAAACCAACCGAACAACATGCCGATGATGCCCAGTATGACGATGGCAATAGACTGCATTTTTAAAATCCTACTGTCGTTTTTATGTATATTGGTTACGGTCGCGCGACCAATTAAACCATGTGTAGCTTCTCGTAGGTTATAGTGTAAGACTAAAGTATAAGCACAATACAATCATTTCACACTCTTCATACCACTTAGCTATCAATACAAGAGCTACTACATCAAATAGCATTTAAAAAAGTATTTTACCTAATTTTTACGCATATTCTTCGCGAAGCTACTTTAAATAATATTCATTCTCGTTTATAAGTACGCCCCATCACTTTCAACAGACAAAAATAATATGGCATCTCCTAAATTACACATGGCTTTTCGCAAATATCATAGATGGCTAGGTTTTTTCTTAGCGGGAATTATGGGCGTCTATGCTATTAGCGGTATATTACTTATTTTCCGCCCTACTGATTTATTAAAATACGAACAGACTGAATTAAGGCAATACGATGCAAGTTTATCTGGTGTTGAGCTACTCCCCTTACTGAAAGTACGCGGCAGTAAAATAACAGCCGAAAACAGTGAGGAAGTTGTGCTCAATATTGGCCAGTACAATAAACTAACGGGCGAGGCAACTATCGTTAGGAAAGACTATCCTCTCGTACTTTCTAAAATGGTAAAACTTCATAAAGCGACAAATAATAGTCCGCTTTTTTGGCTTAATATCGCGTTTGGGGTTGGCTTACTGTTTTTCGTGATATCTGCATTTTTGATGTTCGTGCCTAAATTACCCATGTATAAAAATGGGCTTAAGATTGCAGGCGTTGGCGCGATATTAACAATATTGGTTGTTGCGTTTGGCTCCTAATGCCTTGGAACAGCGCTGCACGAAGGGGCGCCTTACGAAGCGCTCCTTCGTTTTTAAATGCTATTTACTTTTGAAGAAAAGAACGATTTAAGCTCCGCGTAAATCGCGTTGGACTCAGGTGTATTATCGAAAATAAGGTATTCAGCGTGTGACATTCCTTCGAGCACTTCAAGTTGCGTAGTCCCGCCCGCGGCTTTAATACAGCGATTAACTCGGACAGTATCGCTAAGAAATAAATCTCTAGTGCCCGTCACTAAAAACGTTGGAGGGAAACTTTCGAAGCTACCATAAAGGGGAGATACAGTTGGGCTGTTAAGCTTATGCTTACCCGCATAAAGAAGCGCTGCAGCGCTCAATAGGCCATCATAACTCACTAAAATGCTGTCTTTCCCTTCGTTAACAAAAAGACTATCGCTAGTTTTTGAGAGATCAGCCCAAGGCGTGCCCACATAAATGGCGTGAGGCAGTGTAACGCACTGGCGTATGAGAGATTGTACAAGTGCTAAAGTAAGGCCGCCTCCTGCTGACGTCCCCCCAACAAATAGGGTAAGCTCAGGTTGGCGTTCCATTAAGGCTCTGTAAACAGCCTCTACATCTTCTACTGCAGCAGGACAAGGGTAAGAAGGAGGCATTCTGTAATCAACGCTATACACCACAATGCCCAACCTCGCTGCGACTAAAATGCCCTCTTCTATACTAGCTAGGCCGCTATGTAACACATAAGCTCCACCATGGATGTCTAGATATGCACAATCCCTATATTCTGAGGAAACGGACTGAGGAGTTATCTTTCGCACTGCAACGTCGTTAATACGCATCAATTCTACTTGTACACCGTAGTGCTTACGCATATTTTTAATTTTCTTTTTCAAAATGTTGTTACGATTTTGAATTAGTGACAGCCATTGACGAGCAGTACAAGGAGCTGTCATGGCAATGCGCGTTATCTCCTCCACCGGAAGCGAAGAGATTGCCTTTTGCAATGCCAAGCTTACCGTTTTTGGGGGCGTTATCTGTTCGTTGGGCATGTGTCGGTCTCTGATTCATTTATACAAAAGTTAAAATGGTATGTGTAAGCGCATTAT
It contains:
- a CDS encoding carbon starvation protein A, which gives rise to MQSIAIVILGIIGMLFGWFVYSKFIASRVFKLDDSFVTPAHTMQDGVDFVPTNKVVLWGHHFTSVAGAAPIVGPAIAVYWGWVPAVLWVVFGTILFAGVHDMGALWASARHKGKSMGALSESVIGKRSRALFMIVIFLVLLMVNAVFGVVIANSFVSQPNAVFPAWTAIVVALVIGQLLKRNFSLIPLCIVGIIVLYASVYAGSYIPLSLPETMFGLADKANWIIILFVYAAIASLLPVWMLLQPRDFINGMQLLVGLFLLYGAVFFAMPDITAPAFNTQTALDTPSLIPLLFVTIACGAVSGFHGIVSSGTSSKQLDKETDARFVGYLGAVGEGSLALITIVAVSGVAFAASPEEWHEVYSHLGAGSVGAFITGGANLIQQGWGLPVDFSSTILAVMVVLFAGTTMDSGVRLQRYIIQEWGDIYSIGALKNGVIATLVAVGCCLLLAFGAGGASGSGGMIIWPLFGSTNQILASLTLLVISVMLIKLGRPARYTLIPMVFVLIMAFFAGLIKLKEYYVEGNYLLVFLDAVVLVVSVLVMLEAFSVVSKLKKASQHDS
- a CDS encoding alpha/beta hydrolase fold domain-containing protein — translated: MPNEQITPPKTVSLALQKAISSLPVEEITRIAMTAPCTARQWLSLIQNRNNILKKKIKNMRKHYGVQVELMRINDVAVRKITPQSVSSEYRDCAYLDIHGGAYVLHSGLASIEEGILVAARLGIVVYSVDYRMPPSYPCPAAVEDVEAVYRALMERQPELTLFVGGTSAGGGLTLALVQSLIRQCVTLPHAIYVGTPWADLSKTSDSLFVNEGKDSILVSYDGLLSAAALLYAGKHKLNSPTVSPLYGSFESFPPTFLVTGTRDLFLSDTVRVNRCIKAAGGTTQLEVLEGMSHAEYLIFDNTPESNAIYAELKSFFSSKVNSI